Proteins from a single region of Verrucosispora sp. NA02020:
- a CDS encoding ABC transporter ATP-binding protein produces the protein MVDAIAVRGLVVDRGGRRVLHGIDAGVPRGAVTGLLGPSGSGKTTLMRAVVGVQVVTAGTVTVLGHPAGAPELRHRVGYLTQAPSVYADLTVRENARYFAALHGRGRAEADRAVADVGLAPAAGQIVGTLSGGQRSRASLACALVGEPELIVLDEPTVGQDPVLRAELWARFHALAAAGTTLLVSSHVMDEAARCDRLLLIRAGRLIADDTPAAIRAAAGVDDLDEAFLRLIRAGEAGTGTTTAEEA, from the coding sequence ATGGTGGACGCGATCGCCGTCCGGGGCCTGGTCGTGGACCGGGGCGGACGGCGGGTACTGCACGGGATCGACGCCGGGGTGCCGCGTGGCGCGGTCACCGGGCTGCTCGGCCCCAGCGGCAGCGGCAAGACCACACTGATGCGCGCCGTCGTCGGGGTGCAGGTGGTCACCGCCGGCACGGTGACCGTGCTGGGCCACCCGGCCGGTGCGCCGGAGCTGCGCCACCGGGTCGGCTACCTCACCCAGGCGCCGAGCGTCTACGCGGACCTGACGGTGCGGGAGAACGCCCGCTACTTCGCCGCCCTGCACGGCCGGGGCCGGGCCGAGGCGGACCGGGCGGTGGCCGACGTCGGGCTGGCGCCGGCGGCGGGACAGATCGTCGGCACCCTCTCCGGCGGGCAACGCAGCCGTGCGTCGCTGGCCTGCGCGCTGGTCGGCGAGCCGGAGCTGATCGTGCTCGACGAACCCACCGTCGGGCAGGACCCGGTCCTGCGGGCCGAGCTCTGGGCGAGGTTCCACGCACTCGCGGCGGCCGGCACCACCCTGCTGGTCTCCAGTCACGTGATGGACGAGGCGGCCCGATGCGACCGGCTGCTGCTGATCCGCGCGGGACGGCTGATCGCCGACGACACCCCGGCCGCGATCCGGGCCGCCGCCGGGGTCGACGACCTCGACGAGGCGTTCCTGCGGCTGATCCGGGCCGGCGAGGCCGGCACCGGCACCACGACCGCCGAGGAGGCGTGA
- a CDS encoding NAD(P)/FAD-dependent oxidoreductase codes for MRSAVVVGGGLGGLAVSGALARSGWQVTLLERADRIRPEPTAVVLWPNGVRALRALDLGAGLDAIATPLPDGGVRRPDGHWLVQPRQTPVERMPVVVHREDLHDTLIAGLGERVELRTGVTVRTVRATPGARPAVGDGRQTFEADLVVAADGADSVIRRQLAPEASVVSSGCAAWRAVIPWYRAPDLTGGAPVGGEILGAGYRFAAASLGERGSSGGSSRGGIYWMATAAGAPRPEPPETQLALLRRWYAGWPAPVDELLAATDPADLVQQEIRELRPLPKSYGFPVGPGGVVLLGDAAHAMPPHLGQGTCLAFEDAVTLAALLRESTLPDAVLAYDRTRRPRAATVVRQTRRMSAVLQSRGRLALRARDAALGTITPRLLGSAAAVAAQWRPPA; via the coding sequence GTGCGCAGCGCGGTCGTGGTCGGCGGCGGGCTCGGCGGCCTGGCGGTCTCCGGTGCGCTCGCCCGCTCGGGATGGCAGGTCACCCTGCTGGAACGGGCCGACCGCATCCGTCCCGAGCCGACCGCCGTGGTGCTCTGGCCCAACGGCGTACGCGCGCTGCGTGCCCTGGACCTCGGTGCCGGCCTGGACGCCATCGCCACCCCGCTGCCGGACGGCGGGGTGCGCCGACCGGACGGACACTGGCTGGTGCAGCCCCGGCAGACCCCGGTCGAGCGCATGCCCGTCGTGGTGCACCGGGAGGACCTGCACGACACGCTGATCGCGGGCCTGGGCGAGCGCGTCGAGCTGCGTACCGGCGTGACGGTACGCACCGTACGCGCCACTCCGGGGGCCCGGCCGGCGGTCGGTGACGGCCGGCAGACGTTCGAGGCCGACCTGGTGGTCGCGGCCGACGGCGCCGACAGCGTGATCCGCCGTCAGCTCGCCCCGGAGGCGAGCGTGGTCAGCTCCGGCTGTGCCGCCTGGCGCGCGGTGATCCCGTGGTACCGCGCACCGGACCTGACCGGCGGTGCACCCGTCGGCGGGGAGATCCTCGGTGCCGGCTACCGCTTCGCCGCCGCCTCCCTCGGCGAGCGCGGCTCCTCCGGCGGGTCCAGCCGGGGCGGCATCTACTGGATGGCGACCGCCGCCGGGGCGCCGCGCCCAGAGCCGCCCGAGACCCAGTTGGCGCTGCTGCGACGCTGGTACGCGGGCTGGCCCGCACCGGTCGACGAACTGCTGGCCGCCACCGACCCGGCCGACCTGGTGCAGCAGGAGATCCGCGAGCTGCGTCCGCTGCCCAAGTCGTACGGCTTCCCGGTCGGGCCGGGCGGGGTGGTGCTGCTCGGCGACGCCGCCCACGCCATGCCGCCGCACCTCGGGCAGGGCACCTGCCTGGCCTTCGAGGACGCCGTCACGCTGGCCGCCCTGCTGCGCGAGTCCACGCTGCCGGACGCGGTGCTCGCGTACGACCGGACACGCCGCCCCCGCGCGGCGACGGTGGTCCGGCAGACCCGCCGCATGTCGGCGGTGCTCCAGAGCCGGGGCCGACTGGCGTTGCGCGCCCGCGACGCCGCCCTCGGCACCATCACCCCCCGCCTGCTCGGCAGCGCCGCCGCAGTAGCCGCCCAGTGGCGCCCCCCCGCCTGA
- the hisI gene encoding phosphoribosyl-AMP cyclohydrolase: protein MPVPDAPTSGAHLSPPEPPGGPDRPSRLDPEIAAQLRRTPDGLVAAVVRQHDSGEVLMVAWMDDEALHRTLTTGRATYWSRSRREYWVKGATSGHHQYVRSVALDCDGDAVLVSVDQVGAACHTGQRTCFFTELPVASGEVTS from the coding sequence GTGCCCGTACCTGACGCGCCGACGAGCGGCGCCCACCTCTCCCCGCCGGAGCCGCCGGGCGGCCCGGACCGGCCGTCGCGACTCGATCCGGAGATCGCCGCACAGCTACGCCGCACCCCCGACGGCCTGGTGGCCGCCGTGGTCCGCCAGCACGACAGCGGTGAGGTGCTGATGGTGGCCTGGATGGACGACGAGGCCCTGCACCGCACCCTGACCACCGGCCGGGCCACCTACTGGTCGCGCAGCCGCCGCGAGTACTGGGTCAAGGGCGCCACCTCCGGCCACCACCAGTACGTCCGGTCCGTGGCCCTGGACTGCGACGGTGACGCGGTCCTGGTCAGCGTCGACCAGGTCGGCGCGGCCTGCCACACCGGCCAGCGCACCTGCTTCTTCACCGAACTTCCGGTCGCCTCCGGCGAGGTGACCTCGTGA
- the trpB gene encoding tryptophan synthase subunit beta, whose product MSEQASFPDSAGHFGRFGGRFVPEALVAALDELDAAHRAAMADESFRAEFAGLLRDYAGTPSLLYEARRFSARVGARVLLKREDLNHTGAHKVRNVLGQALLTRRMGKKRVIAETGAGQHGVATATAAALFDLDCVVYMGQVDTERQALNVARMRMLGAEVVPVTNGSRTLKDAMNEAMRDWVANVDDTHYLIGTAAGPHPFPALVRDFVRGIGDEARAQCQELTGGLPDAVTACVGGGSNALGIFHAFVGDPQVRLYGFEAGGDGVTTGRHAASITGGSTGVLHGTRTFVLQDEDGQTVESHSISAGLDYPGVGPEHAWLHDTGRASYLPVTDDEAMAAFELLCRTEGIIPAIESAHALAGTLAVAPKLSAELGREPTIVVNLSGRGDKDVHTAGEYFGILGSERSGAAA is encoded by the coding sequence GTGAGCGAGCAGGCGTCTTTCCCGGACTCGGCCGGACATTTCGGTCGGTTCGGTGGTCGGTTCGTGCCGGAGGCGCTGGTCGCCGCCCTGGACGAACTGGACGCGGCACACCGCGCGGCGATGGCCGACGAGTCGTTCCGAGCGGAGTTCGCCGGTCTGCTGCGCGACTACGCCGGCACCCCGTCGCTGCTCTACGAGGCCCGTCGGTTCTCCGCCCGGGTCGGTGCCCGGGTGCTGCTCAAGCGGGAAGACCTCAACCACACCGGCGCGCACAAGGTCCGCAACGTGCTCGGTCAGGCGCTGCTGACCCGGCGGATGGGCAAGAAGCGGGTGATCGCCGAGACCGGAGCCGGTCAGCACGGCGTCGCCACCGCCACCGCAGCCGCCCTGTTCGACCTGGACTGCGTGGTCTACATGGGCCAGGTCGACACCGAGCGGCAGGCGCTCAACGTGGCCCGGATGCGGATGCTCGGCGCCGAGGTGGTGCCGGTGACGAACGGCTCGCGCACGCTCAAGGACGCGATGAACGAGGCGATGCGGGACTGGGTCGCCAACGTCGACGACACGCACTACCTGATCGGGACCGCTGCCGGCCCGCACCCGTTCCCGGCCCTGGTGCGCGACTTCGTGCGGGGCATCGGCGACGAGGCACGGGCCCAGTGCCAGGAGCTCACCGGTGGACTCCCGGACGCGGTCACCGCCTGCGTCGGCGGCGGCTCCAACGCGCTGGGCATCTTCCACGCCTTCGTCGGCGACCCGCAGGTGCGGCTCTACGGCTTCGAGGCCGGCGGCGACGGGGTGACCACCGGGCGGCACGCGGCCAGCATCACCGGCGGTTCCACCGGCGTGCTGCACGGCACGCGGACCTTCGTGCTGCAGGACGAGGACGGCCAGACCGTCGAGTCGCACTCGATCTCGGCCGGTCTGGACTACCCGGGCGTCGGTCCGGAGCACGCCTGGCTGCACGACACCGGCCGGGCCAGCTACCTGCCGGTCACCGACGACGAGGCGATGGCGGCGTTCGAGCTGCTCTGCCGCACCGAGGGGATCATCCCGGCGATCGAGAGCGCGCACGCGCTCGCCGGCACCCTGGCCGTCGCGCCGAAGCTCAGCGCCGAGCTGGGTCGAGAGCCCACGATCGTGGTCAACCTCTCCGGCCGGGGCGACAAGGACGTGCACACCGCCGGCGAGTACTTCGGCATCCTCGGCTCGGAGCGAAGCGGAGCGGCGGCATGA
- the trpC gene encoding indole-3-glycerol phosphate synthase TrpC gives MLDEILAGVREDVARRQEQVPMERIRELAAAAPPPLDAYAALRQPGVAVIAEVKRSSPSKGKIADIADPAELAGGYAAGGARAISVLTEGRWFGGSLEDLAAVRAAVSIPVLRKDFVVSSYQVHEARAHGADLVLLIVAALEQNVLVGLLERIESLGMTALVEVHDEEEADRALEAGAQVIGVNARDLRTLQVDRSVFERIAPGLPSNVVKIAESGVRGPHDLIRYASAGADAVLVGEGLVTQKSPREAVAELVNAGNHPATPRPAR, from the coding sequence GTGCTCGACGAGATCCTGGCCGGCGTCCGCGAGGACGTGGCCCGGCGGCAGGAGCAGGTCCCGATGGAGCGGATCCGCGAACTCGCCGCTGCCGCCCCGCCACCGCTGGACGCGTACGCCGCGTTGCGCCAGCCCGGCGTCGCGGTGATCGCCGAGGTGAAGCGTTCCTCACCGTCCAAGGGCAAGATCGCCGACATCGCCGATCCGGCGGAGCTCGCCGGTGGCTACGCGGCCGGTGGCGCACGGGCGATCAGCGTGCTGACCGAGGGTCGCTGGTTCGGTGGTTCGCTGGAGGACCTCGCCGCGGTCCGGGCGGCGGTCAGCATCCCGGTGCTGCGCAAGGACTTCGTGGTCTCCAGCTATCAGGTGCACGAGGCCCGCGCGCACGGCGCCGACCTGGTGCTGCTGATCGTCGCCGCGCTGGAGCAGAACGTCCTGGTCGGCCTGCTGGAGCGGATCGAGTCGCTGGGCATGACCGCGCTGGTCGAGGTGCACGACGAAGAAGAGGCCGACCGGGCTCTGGAGGCCGGTGCGCAGGTGATCGGGGTCAACGCCCGCGATCTGCGTACGCTGCAGGTCGACCGGTCGGTGTTCGAGCGGATCGCACCCGGTCTGCCGAGCAACGTCGTCAAGATCGCCGAGTCGGGCGTACGCGGTCCGCACGACCTGATCCGGTACGCCTCGGCCGGGGCCGACGCGGTGCTGGTCGGCGAGGGCCTGGTCACCCAGAAGAGTCCGCGGGAGGCGGTGGCCGAACTGGTCAACGCCGGCAACCACCCCGCCACGCCCCGCCCGGCGCGCTGA
- a CDS encoding anthranilate synthase component I: protein MTDGTVSPDLATFTDLAARWRVVPVTRRLLADAETPVGVYRKLAGGPGTFLLESAEQGVGSSGLAWSRYSFVGVRSSATLVEQDGSAAWLGEPPAGLPTTGDPVEVLRATVAAMAGPPGESDGTMPPLTGGMVGYLGYDLIRRFERLPSLTEDDLRVPELGMMLATDLVVLDHFDGSAILVANAVLPPLDDPGRETQVAAAYHHAVGRLDAMTTALSRPIPPMVSTVRRPRAGEVRSRTPEGGYPKAVEAAKEAIRAGECFQIVLAQRFERDTDADPLDVYRVLRTTNPSPYMYLLRFDDFDIVGSSPEAHLKVTGEVDGARRALLHPIAGTRPRGATPEADARLAAELLADPKERAEHVMLVDLGRNDLGRVCRPGTVEVPEFATIERYSHVMHIVSTVIGTLRADRTAFDALAATFPAGTLSGAPKVRAMEIIEELEPVRRGLYGGTVGYFGFGGDLDMAIAIRTALMRAGRAYVQAGAGVVADSDPAAEDQETRNKAAAVLAAIAAAETLRPAR from the coding sequence ATGACCGACGGCACGGTCAGCCCCGATCTGGCCACCTTCACCGACCTGGCCGCCCGCTGGCGGGTGGTGCCGGTCACCCGGCGGCTGCTCGCCGACGCGGAGACACCGGTCGGGGTCTACCGCAAGCTCGCCGGTGGGCCCGGCACGTTCCTGCTGGAGTCCGCCGAGCAGGGCGTCGGCTCGTCGGGACTGGCCTGGTCCCGATACTCCTTCGTCGGCGTCCGCAGCAGCGCCACCCTGGTCGAACAGGACGGCTCGGCGGCCTGGCTCGGTGAGCCGCCCGCCGGGCTGCCCACCACGGGCGACCCGGTCGAGGTGCTGCGGGCCACGGTGGCGGCGATGGCCGGCCCGCCCGGCGAGTCGGACGGGACGATGCCCCCGCTGACCGGGGGCATGGTCGGTTACCTCGGCTACGACCTGATCCGCCGCTTCGAACGGCTGCCCTCGCTCACCGAGGACGACCTGCGCGTACCCGAGCTGGGCATGATGCTCGCCACCGACCTGGTGGTGCTGGACCACTTCGACGGCTCGGCCATCCTGGTCGCCAACGCGGTCCTGCCCCCGCTCGACGACCCGGGCCGCGAGACGCAGGTGGCCGCCGCCTACCACCACGCGGTGGGCCGGCTGGACGCGATGACCACCGCACTGTCCCGACCGATCCCGCCGATGGTCTCCACGGTCCGCCGTCCCCGCGCCGGTGAGGTCCGCAGCCGTACCCCCGAGGGCGGCTACCCCAAGGCGGTCGAGGCGGCCAAGGAGGCGATCCGGGCCGGCGAGTGCTTCCAGATCGTGCTCGCCCAGCGGTTCGAACGCGACACCGACGCCGACCCGCTGGACGTCTACCGGGTGCTGCGCACCACCAACCCGAGCCCGTACATGTATCTGCTGCGCTTCGACGACTTCGACATCGTCGGCTCGTCGCCGGAGGCACACCTCAAGGTGACCGGCGAGGTCGACGGCGCGCGGCGCGCGTTGCTGCACCCGATCGCGGGCACCCGTCCGCGCGGGGCGACCCCGGAGGCCGACGCCCGGCTCGCCGCCGAGCTGCTCGCCGACCCGAAGGAACGCGCCGAGCACGTGATGCTCGTCGACCTGGGCCGCAACGACCTGGGCCGGGTCTGCCGACCGGGCACCGTCGAGGTGCCGGAGTTCGCCACCATCGAGCGGTACAGCCACGTCATGCACATCGTCTCCACCGTGATCGGGACGCTGCGCGCCGACCGCACCGCCTTCGACGCGCTGGCCGCGACGTTCCCGGCGGGCACCCTCTCCGGAGCGCCGAAGGTGCGGGCCATGGAGATCATCGAGGAGCTGGAGCCGGTACGCCGGGGCCTGTACGGCGGCACCGTCGGCTACTTCGGCTTCGGTGGCGACCTCGACATGGCCATCGCCATCCGCACCGCGCTCATGCGGGCCGGGCGGGCGTACGTGCAGGCCGGTGCCGGGGTGGTGGCCGACTCCGATCCGGCCGCCGAGGACCAGGAGACCCGGAACAAGGCCGCTGCGGTGCTCGCCGCCATCGCCGCCGCCGAGACACTGAGGCCCGCTCGGTGA
- a CDS encoding ABC transporter permease, with product MNPRILAATVGRILRQLRHDRRTVALLVLVPTALLTLVYYMYADQPTPPGQPSTFDRIALVMLGFFPFIIMFLVTSIAMLRERTSGTLERLLTTPLARTDLLFGYGIAFGLAGAVQATIASAVAYGVFGLETAGSSALVILIAALNAVLAVALGLLCSAFARTEFQAVQFMPVVVAPQLLLCGLFVPRDEMAGWLQAISDVLPLSYAVEALQEVGANAEPTATMWRDVAVVAGAAVLALVLASATLRRRSG from the coding sequence ATGAACCCGCGCATCCTGGCCGCCACGGTCGGCCGCATCCTGCGGCAACTGCGCCACGACCGACGGACGGTGGCGCTGCTGGTGCTCGTGCCCACCGCGCTTCTCACCCTGGTCTATTACATGTACGCCGACCAGCCCACGCCGCCCGGCCAGCCGTCCACGTTCGACCGGATCGCGCTGGTGATGCTCGGCTTCTTCCCGTTCATCATCATGTTCCTGGTGACCAGCATCGCCATGCTGCGCGAACGGACCAGTGGCACGCTGGAACGGCTGCTCACCACCCCGCTGGCCCGCACCGATTTGCTCTTCGGGTACGGCATCGCGTTCGGGCTGGCCGGCGCGGTGCAGGCCACCATCGCCTCGGCCGTGGCGTACGGGGTCTTCGGCCTCGAGACCGCCGGCAGCAGTGCGCTGGTGATCCTGATCGCGGCGCTGAACGCCGTGCTCGCCGTCGCGCTCGGGCTGCTGTGCAGCGCCTTCGCCCGCACCGAGTTCCAGGCCGTACAGTTCATGCCGGTCGTGGTCGCCCCTCAACTGCTGCTCTGCGGGCTCTTCGTGCCTCGCGACGAGATGGCCGGCTGGTTGCAGGCGATCAGCGACGTGCTCCCCCTGTCGTACGCCGTCGAGGCCCTTCAGGAGGTCGGCGCGAACGCCGAGCCGACCGCGACGATGTGGCGGGACGTGGCGGTGGTCGCCGGTGCGGCGGTGTTGGCGCTGGTGCTCGCCTCGGCCACGCTGCGACGGCGTAGCGGCTGA
- a CDS encoding GNAT family N-acetyltransferase gives MDTPYAGLLDRLERFYDAVPRDAARAEEHGGCVLFVREGPGWPFYARPRPDADQPPSLADLTAVRHRQRELGLPEALEWVHEINPDLLAVARSAGLAVLEAPLMVLDPEAVGDPATYTDIPVRLLTASAPDLAADVAARRAVAAVGFAAPGTGRGRGGPAERDAAMIGLDVAALDEERARIADGSRLSALAVTPDEGALASGMAMRVGDVAEIAGVATLPTARRRGLAAAVTAALARTLLANGTDVVFLSAGSEEIARVYLRVGFRRIGTACIAEPATVTP, from the coding sequence GTGGATACACCGTACGCCGGCCTTCTGGATCGGCTGGAACGTTTCTACGACGCGGTCCCCCGCGACGCGGCCCGCGCGGAAGAACACGGCGGGTGTGTGCTGTTCGTCCGCGAAGGCCCCGGATGGCCGTTCTATGCCCGTCCGCGCCCCGACGCCGACCAACCGCCCTCACTGGCCGACCTGACGGCGGTCCGCCACCGGCAGCGGGAACTCGGTCTGCCCGAGGCCCTGGAATGGGTACACGAGATCAACCCGGACCTGCTCGCGGTGGCCCGCTCGGCCGGACTCGCCGTGCTGGAGGCCCCACTGATGGTCCTCGACCCGGAGGCCGTCGGCGACCCGGCGACGTACACCGACATACCGGTACGGTTGCTGACCGCCTCCGCGCCGGACCTCGCCGCCGACGTGGCCGCCCGCCGGGCCGTCGCGGCCGTCGGCTTCGCGGCACCCGGCACCGGTCGAGGCAGGGGCGGCCCGGCCGAACGCGACGCCGCCATGATCGGCCTCGACGTCGCCGCGTTGGACGAGGAACGGGCCCGCATCGCCGACGGCAGCCGCCTCTCCGCCCTCGCCGTGACCCCCGACGAGGGCGCGCTGGCCAGCGGGATGGCCATGCGGGTCGGTGACGTGGCCGAGATCGCCGGAGTGGCCACCCTGCCCACCGCCCGCCGCCGGGGCCTGGCCGCCGCGGTCACCGCCGCACTGGCCCGCACCCTGCTCGCCAACGGCACCGACGTGGTCTTCCTCTCCGCCGGCAGCGAGGAGATCGCCCGGGTCTACCTGCGAGTGGGCTTCCGCCGCATCGGCACCGCCTGCATAGCCGAACCCGCCACAGTCACCCCCTGA
- a CDS encoding Trp biosynthesis-associated membrane protein, whose product MSGQVRSASGRRGLAYAVLLCLAGAGLALWAVTRTWALDTDVVGVPTPLLEEGRTGTQLLPWLPALALVGLAGGGAVLATRGRLRQVLGGLLALLGLMMAAGGGYGLVAEIGDEVARQWPALTLLGGVLAAAGGLLTALRGRDWPAMGARYERRSRQSAPAAGPIHGAGTVEAWDALDRGEDPTER is encoded by the coding sequence ATGAGTGGGCAGGTTCGGTCCGCGTCGGGCCGGCGCGGGTTGGCGTACGCGGTGCTGCTCTGCCTGGCCGGTGCGGGGTTGGCGCTCTGGGCCGTGACCCGCACCTGGGCGCTGGACACCGACGTGGTGGGCGTACCGACGCCGTTGCTGGAGGAGGGGCGGACCGGCACGCAACTGCTGCCCTGGCTGCCGGCGCTCGCCCTGGTGGGCCTGGCCGGCGGCGGCGCGGTGCTGGCCACCCGTGGCCGGCTGCGGCAGGTGCTCGGCGGGTTGCTGGCGCTGCTCGGTCTGATGATGGCCGCCGGCGGCGGGTACGGGCTGGTCGCCGAGATCGGCGACGAGGTGGCCCGGCAGTGGCCGGCGCTCACCCTGCTCGGCGGCGTGCTGGCGGCAGCCGGTGGGCTGCTGACGGCGTTGCGTGGGCGGGACTGGCCGGCGATGGGTGCCCGTTACGAGCGCCGGTCCCGGCAGTCGGCACCGGCGGCGGGACCGATCCACGGGGCCGGCACCGTCGAGGCGTGGGACGCGCTCGACCGGGGCGAGGACCCGACCGAGCGCTGA
- the trpA gene encoding tryptophan synthase subunit alpha encodes MSRIGGAFEKARADGRALLVGCMPAGFPTVEGSIAAMTAMVSAGVDVIEVEIPYSDPVMDGPVIQRASDIALAGGVRTRDTLRIVEEVAATGAPVVTMTYWNPIERYGVDAFARDYAAAGGTGLVTPDLIPDEAQEWLAASDAHGLDRTFLVAPSSTDARLAMTVAHCRGFVYATAIMGVTGARAQTSEAAPVLVSRVREISEIPVGVGLGVGTGEQAATVAGYADAVIVGSALIRCLLDAPDQEAGLTALRTLSAELAEGVRNPAR; translated from the coding sequence ATGAGCCGGATCGGTGGGGCGTTCGAGAAGGCTCGGGCCGACGGCCGCGCGCTGCTGGTCGGCTGCATGCCGGCCGGGTTCCCGACGGTCGAGGGCAGCATCGCCGCGATGACGGCGATGGTCTCGGCGGGCGTCGACGTGATCGAGGTCGAGATCCCGTACTCCGATCCGGTGATGGACGGCCCGGTGATCCAGCGGGCCAGCGACATCGCCCTGGCCGGCGGCGTGCGGACCCGGGACACGTTGCGCATCGTGGAGGAGGTCGCGGCCACCGGCGCGCCGGTGGTGACGATGACCTACTGGAACCCGATCGAGCGGTACGGCGTGGACGCCTTCGCCCGGGACTACGCGGCGGCCGGCGGCACCGGGCTGGTCACTCCCGACCTGATCCCCGACGAGGCCCAGGAGTGGCTGGCCGCGTCGGACGCGCACGGGTTGGACCGGACGTTCCTGGTCGCCCCGTCGTCCACCGACGCCCGGCTGGCGATGACCGTCGCGCACTGCCGTGGTTTCGTCTACGCCACCGCGATCATGGGGGTCACCGGGGCCAGGGCGCAGACCTCGGAGGCGGCGCCGGTGCTGGTGTCGCGGGTCCGGGAGATCAGCGAGATCCCGGTCGGCGTCGGGCTCGGCGTGGGCACCGGGGAGCAGGCCGCCACGGTCGCCGGGTACGCCGACGCGGTGATCGTCGGCAGCGCGCTGATCCGCTGCCTGCTCGACGCCCCCGACCAGGAGGCCGGGCTGACCGCACTGCGGACGCTGAGCGCGGAACTGGCCGAGGGCGTCCGCAACCCGGCCCGCTGA
- the lgt gene encoding prolipoprotein diacylglyceryl transferase — translation MSLASPTSLAALPSPSTAVWHLGPIPLRAYALCIIAGIVVACWVTERRLRQRGVAPGAVLDIALWAVPAGIIGARIYHVITSPAAYFGTGGDPIKVFFIHEGGLGIWGAVAGGAVGAYIAARQLGIPFAVVADALAPGLPLAQAIGRLGNWFNNELYGGRTDLPWGLEIHRMDGGQALRDEAGRPILEEGLYHPTFAYEALWNVGVAALVFFLDRKLRLGRGRAFALYVMGYTAGRFWIEMMRTDDATSILGVRLNVWTAALVFVGALIYFLRVRGPREYLIPIGLPTATAAPAGSDVSQVDLSATRGGSSEPAVPEGYRVVGEEQFAHWRQTGEAPGEVTDPADPDPGTPTDPDSRTPTDPGTPTDEDEDTPTVAEGAAARPADRDS, via the coding sequence GTGAGTCTCGCCTCGCCGACGTCCCTGGCCGCCCTGCCCAGCCCGAGCACCGCCGTATGGCATCTCGGCCCGATCCCGCTGCGGGCGTACGCGCTGTGCATCATCGCCGGCATCGTGGTGGCCTGCTGGGTCACCGAGCGACGGTTGCGCCAGCGTGGCGTCGCCCCCGGCGCGGTGCTCGACATCGCCCTCTGGGCGGTGCCGGCCGGCATCATCGGCGCCCGGATCTACCACGTGATCACCTCCCCGGCGGCGTACTTCGGCACCGGCGGTGACCCGATCAAGGTCTTCTTCATCCACGAGGGCGGCCTGGGCATCTGGGGTGCGGTGGCCGGTGGCGCGGTCGGCGCCTACATCGCCGCCCGGCAGCTCGGCATCCCCTTCGCGGTGGTCGCCGACGCGCTGGCGCCGGGCCTGCCGCTGGCGCAGGCGATCGGCCGACTGGGCAACTGGTTCAACAACGAGCTCTACGGCGGCCGGACGGACCTGCCCTGGGGGCTGGAGATCCACCGGATGGACGGCGGTCAGGCGCTGCGCGACGAGGCGGGCCGGCCGATCCTGGAGGAGGGGCTCTATCACCCGACCTTCGCCTACGAGGCGCTCTGGAACGTGGGCGTCGCCGCACTGGTGTTCTTCCTCGACCGTAAGCTGCGCCTCGGCCGGGGTCGTGCGTTCGCCCTCTACGTGATGGGCTACACCGCAGGCCGGTTCTGGATCGAGATGATGCGGACCGACGACGCCACCAGCATCCTCGGCGTACGCCTCAACGTCTGGACGGCGGCGCTGGTCTTCGTCGGCGCGTTGATCTACTTCCTCCGGGTGCGCGGGCCCCGTGAGTACCTGATCCCGATCGGCCTGCCGACCGCCACCGCGGCACCGGCCGGTTCGGACGTCTCCCAGGTCGACCTCTCGGCGACGCGTGGCGGCAGCAGCGAGCCGGCGGTGCCGGAGGGCTACCGGGTGGTCGGCGAGGAACAGTTCGCGCACTGGCGACAGACCGGCGAGGCCCCCGGCGAGGTGACCGACCCCGCCGACCCCGACCCCGGCACCCCGACCGACCCTGATTCCCGCACCCCGACCGACCCCGGCACCCCGACCGACGAGGACGAGGACACCCCGACCGTCGCCGAGGGCGCGGCGGCACGTCCCGCCGATCGCGACAGCTGA